ttAATCtctactttttataattatttatggaataacaatatcaatttcaaatttaaaaatatatgctttatgaggtaaaaatatttaagcaacaAATAAACAATCACAGTTTAGGCTCTGAAAATCATTatgattttgtcattttaaaacaaatttaaatattttgcactaatgaaaaattatacttataaacaacaaaaaacgcTTTGCTATAGTAATGTCATTTctggtagaaaaaaaagatatggtatttaaaccattattttggtaatttttccattcgtaTGATAACTGTTTAgtgaaaactttgtttttaaaaattattgttcgtattatcacacattaagtgaaaaattctgaactgaaaaataaattttaccgaataaatggtttttaagccatgctttaaggtatcatgataaaattaccaaattttgccttatttaccaaattttataacatatttaaaactatattttgttttccaaaatcataaccaaagctcttcggtaaaaatcaCTGAGTTTTTCGTTATTAAAATAGAACCAGAAGCAAAGTCAATTTTACCAGTATCTGgaaattttgaccatactttttttctcagtgtggaGAGCGGTTAATGACGCGAACTTCATGTCCTCTGATTGAAATACCCGgtgttcttttgaaaaaaaaatttccttttttttttttttttttttaatttgtgtaaatttttcTAGAATCAACTGAAGAAGAAAACAGATGAATCTGCATAGTGTTAATTCTTCACGGAGAATATACTCTCTTATTATGTCctggattttcaaattttgcgaTGCCAAAGACactttacaattataaaaagttttaatttaatacaaaaacagtaaaaaccattacataaatatttcttgcttTAACTCGTTGAAAGCGTTGAGAGAGAATAAATAGTTCTGATGTGcaactgaaactttaaatcattaaaagtaaaataaagctCTGTTTCAATTTCCCTGAGCTAGAACATGTCAGGTACGTTTTCAAGGGTTTCTTCTACTCCTGATCAGCTTGGTTTGGCTTCTTTTTCATGCCCTTCGATGTtcttaaagtagtttttattgtcaattttttccTGATAATCGTCTCCATAATAAAGTTTAACGACAACGGGTTCCAGCAACCACATTCCTCCTGATATAATGGATACTCCTCCGGTTAAATAGAACATTCCATCGTAAGATCCAACTTTATCTCGAAAGtaacctaaaaattaaataaataatgatgataGTGATAATTGGCAATACTATacgaattaaaaatagttttaacatttatatcattgaagtattaaaatttttaaatctatttaactTAACTTCAAACAACACATTCACAGaatcagcaataaaaaattattgtcttgCCTGCATGTGCAAATTGTAATGAGGAAGCatgtctaataaataaaataattaaaatgaaaatacttcATCGGCCTTGCTTAAAAGGAATTCAAACAATATACCCATTGGAGGTCgtaaattagcatttattttgttgtacaGTTCATATATTTGAAAGAGATGCCgatgtgtaatatttttcattgtagcTCTTACGACTTACATTTGAccattcaaattaaattgtatatgtttttattcctaaaattaaatattttgttttattaattcaacTTACATGTTTTGGTGCATTTCAATGAAGCTATTTATGACtcactaaatatataaataagacaatgtaaaaaattaaaaaaaaattggaatatatGACAACCAAAGCTGATGTTTTCAGGGGGTACCAGCCTCGGATGTCATaaaagcaaaaccttttctatcgagaAAGCAagacaaaaatctaaaattgctTTCCTCTCTGTACCCCAAAGGTTTTGCCAAAGTCCAGGAAAAGAATAGAAtgcataaaatacaataaaacacaGAAGATAATATAGTGATTgtataatataaactttattattcttctgtgttttattgtattttatgcaTTCTATTCTTTTCCTGGTCTTTGGCAAAAACTTTGGGGCACAGAGAAAGCAATTTTAGATCTTCGTCTTGCTTTCTCGATAGGAAAGGTTTTGCTTTCATAACATCCCCTGAAAACGTCAGCTTTGGTTgtcatattttccaattttttttcattttttcactgTCTCATTTGTTTAATTCCTTTTGGACTCACTTCTGCTAAGCTCGTTTTCGCATAggatgtattattattattttaattgctttaatattttgaattcttcacTAAATATATACTATGACTAAGCTAATGCatggggaaaaaattctggttaaattaTCGTACggtatggtaataacatttctggttaaaaaaaatttcaaaaaaaccaAAAACAGTTCTAgtttagaaaatcaaaatatatggtatttaaaccattcatttcgtAATTCTTCCCTTTGTATGGcaacagtttaccggaaattctggttttcaaaattataattcttattactaaacatcaacatttagtaaaaaatgccaactgattaaatagtttttatgtcgTATCATGctaaaattgacaaattttaccacaattaccaaattttatcacgtattaaaaaaaccataatttattgtaaattttacttaaaaatcattatcatagtgcttcggtaaaaattatcgagattTTCGGGATTCCtgtagagccagaaacacagtaaattttaccatattctggtaaatttgatcaaacttttttctcagtgcagtaTTTATTTGGAACTTTTTTCTCCTTAAGCCCCTCTAGTATTATTATGTAGATAGGTTGTTGAAGCTTTTCTTACCAATGAGTGGCGGTATGCAGAATGAGACTAAACCAGAAAGGAAGCCAACACAAGCTATTGCTACTGCTTGTTTATTCATGTCCACATACTTTAGCACCAGTACAGGAAATAGCACGAGCATACTCCCAGATGCCATTCCATAAAGGACTTGAAGTGTCATGAAGGTGTACAGGGAATTGGTAATAGGAAACAGTGCAATGAAGATGCCTTGCAAGACCAGCAACGTTGTCACGAAGGAAGGAATCGTCATGAAGCCTCGATCAGTCACCCAACCAAAACAAAGTCTTCCTGGAAGTAAGATTGTTGTCTTATTAACTAAAAACTAGATCCTAAaccaaaaacaaactttatctAACATAACAAACACTATCGCTGATATTAATTAACTGGATATTTTCATGTCAGTGTAATCCTGTGTAAAATTGAACAAACCcttgaatttcgaattttttttagagcCATATccaaaatcaaaacattaaatgatCTTCCATGAGAATTTAATTCTTATCTTCTTCtataattggaattttaatgatacgtttgatttttaatctttttaaatcttcaacACTAATCTTCGTGAAGCAACCTTGCTTCCTTGGGAATCttcccatatttttttaaaaattttaattttcccacttgaatattttgaaaaaattgtccTGTACTTCTTTTCTACTGGTTAAACCAATCCTTTTCTCTTTGCAACGTTTTTGTCTCGTTATTTTTCTACTATCATTTTGTGTTGAGACACTGGGAAAGATTATTGTGTGTACCAAAACTATAGGATATCTATATATGTACCTTTATTTGTGCTTTGTtcatgttattttgttttattcattcgGAGCTCAAAGTATCGGATGTGTGTATcacgtatttatttaattagttttatttcctgttaaatatttgaagtgTGTAAGCTCTTTTCCGTGGAAGAtcagtttacaaaataaagagaaatcttaaaaattaaatccaacTCCATCAATTGCTCCGACTCCCTTAGATGTTTGTCGAAGCATTACATCTGTCTCctgttatttataaagtttttaaaacttgttcatTTCGGctaaaaatagactaaaaaattgTAGCTTTAGACGCAAAACTAATTCCGGATTTGAAATCTCCACACACAAAGTAGAAAAGATCAAGAATTTGCATAAATGCAGTGTAATACATGTTCCCCTGTCTAATTATTAtctgtcttaaaaaaaattttgaaatgtatttttatttatgtaacaagaaaattttaaaaataattatctgtaGCTGATCATGCATCGCAAGATTTCCCTATTGTCATGTCAATCATCGTGTTTGATATTCTTGAAAATATCATGCaacatataatacaaaaaacacgttttgaaaattcattattaatactctttgattattattagaattttttttaattattatactgcattgttataaattatttattaaattattatactgtattattaacttattatactacataattattataatttcttttatagtcttgataatcttaaattatgggaaaaatagaatttcgatCCTGCATTCATCTCAAAGGAGCCCAGTGTAACGTGATAAAAAAGAGCATGTGGTCATGAAATTTAAGCCGAACtacttgttaaaaatgtatttaaacgatcttaaaatttttctttatatgagccaaaaatatttttaaactgaataattaCATAGACCATTGGTTTGTATAAACACTGTTTAATGGAATCAGCCGATTATTGTGATCAAATTTCCAAGACTAGATTCATATTTacatgaaaacataaaaaattcttcagttATCAAATGCAGTTATCTCGCTATCACCGAATTATTGGAATGTAGAATTTATTAGAATGTGGAAGAGTTGTGTACAGGTGTGCGTGAGGATGGTGGTCTTTTCTTTCAGAGAAAATAAGGTGTCCAAAAAGGATCGAGTATACTTTGTACTGTGTAgattaaagcaaaaagaaaCAACGCGAATGAAGCTcaaatgaaagtacataaatgaaagtacataaaCGAACTTATTATAATTTCGGTTCTGTGAACAGGATCCGTCCTCAGAGTCTGAACACCAAATGATAAAAGAGAAGTAAAGAGAGAAACACGTGCAAAGTGTTTTGTCCAATAAGGACAGAAGAACAAGTTagaatatgataataataaaaaagaaacatgtgaGAATTcgatagaaataaaaagaaacatgtgAAAGAGGATTTGGCGGGAAATCCAGGAGGCAACAGAATAAATTAGAATGAACTTCCAAATATTGGGAAATGGTGGGATTCCCATtaactaaactattaaaattttcagaacattACCAATGAGTGGTGACACTGATCCATTCAACACTGCtccttatttatcaaatttgattTGCGGGAATcgtttcatattttgaaaaattgaataaagaaaatctgccttaatttgtgtatttttaaccttgtaaaaactatatttaaattaaaatagttacactaactttaattaaaaaaattaattaacaattaaattttttgaaatatggaTTAATGAACTGTATTCTTCATTTATACTAGtaactctgtaaaaaaaaaattagaaactgtTTCGTGTCTAACACAAGGTTGATATTTGGAATGTATAATCTgtttatttatcgttttttgGAATCAAAATCTTCAAGTACCTTCAAAATCAGGTACCAATGTGATCATTTAAACGCGGTGGGTGCTGTACATTTATCtggagataaaataaaaaattaagacttatttttatatattctgagttctttttaaaatgcataaatactgCATGATTCATAGAGGAAACAGAAAATTGGAGAAAAACTCAGGAACCTAAAAGctgacattttgttttaatatttaaaattcattatttgattCTCAATTTTAGAGACATAATTTTTAGCACATAATAAATTAACTAGTGTGACCATATTTTGTACCTTGTAGATATACTAACCAACTAAGTCACCAATTGCAAGGGCATTGATGAGGTACTTCCCATAAGATTCCGAAATCCCTTTGTCTTTGCTGTAGTCCACGGTCACGGTTATGATTGGtatgaaaatgataacatatgTTGCCATGCAGATGCTTATGAGGACGTACACCGGATtggtatatatttctttcatagctttgatactttgaaaaaatgatCCATCGTTTtcatcagtttttaatttactaattttattatctttgaaTGGCATCACACTTCCACTTAGCTGTTCAGAAATCGTAGAAATTTTACTATCTGATTTGAGATTGTCTCCTTCATTTTCATGACAcatctgcaaaaaaaatattaataataattatgattataattttatgcaattaaagaaGTGTCTGGCTGTGTgtgacttttaaatattttgaagatatttataaattagcgaagatagatatttctttctttctttgcaGTTCTAGAGTTCTTTAATAAGGGATCGCACTGATTTATCATCAGTGTGAAACAGAagattattttcgattttatccAATAACACgttgcttgttttttatttaaatacaatagtaAAATAAACTGGCAAGGCAATGAATTCATACTTCTCCCATcacttttacatattttctgtTCTTTCTAATCACTCACCTTTCACTTTAACttgcaaaaataatgtttctttatttaatagaataacaataaaacgaaataaattaattattcagttttagTAGTTTCGGGCGCTGTTTACGTCATCTGTAACATTACGCGTCATTCCTTCCATGAATGTTAAAAGATAAAcaactgaaaaaagaattagattCTAGGCTATGATTGGATGTTAAGAATTTTCTGCATATTTCccttttcgttttaaaaactaattttgaaaaatttgaagaaaaaaatagaaataaaaaaaataaaaaaataaaaattgaaaaataattattttttaaagttttaattcatcACTAGATGTCGCCACAGTAGGGTATCACGTGATAACCACAAATATATCtctgttttaaattcttattctaAAGAACTCATTAATTTATGgcaaataatgctttttaatgaaaccaaaaagtGGTCTTTCATGAATTAGtatcttctttattttctaactCATTTTTTTGCAGGCCAGGTGGTCGAGcagttagcgtgcctgactgcaaAGTCAATAGCTGCGGGTTCagatcccgctctgggcatggatgtttctctctttGTGTTGTCTTTTtttgtgatgtgtgaatgtggcccaccctatgaacgggtatctatgccggtgtggcgtgggtaatgttgctcttCTCCGTGACTTAGGCTCACatgtgcccactgggtaacgttaaatgagcaacacttccggtaTCTTCCCAGAAGAAGGACTTTAAAGTTCAGTACctgccattagaaaaaaaatcattattttttgcagttattgcctttaaataattttttccctcggcaaaaaaaatcatgaataataaagaatgttgtcccatcataaaaattaattattccttAAATAAGAGTATTAATAATTCGAccaattctttaaataaaataaataatgcctCAAAAATAGAtggaaagtataattttttttgtgttaattaaatatttataactgtgaaaaataaatactttgatgcatctttttcaaaaataaagctgAACGGACAAAATAAtctgcaatatttaaatatgaagagaaaaatgatacttgaagttttattatagatactataaaaatattagtgataatgatatgaaatttaacaatagaTAGTACATGTTCGGTATATATGTTTAATAACAATATGCTTTTCAGAATTATCagactacttttaaaattaatttctcagaaataaatatttcataaatataatttttttaaatgacattaaatATGTACAATATTCTGTATCAATTAATTCACGCATAAGtctgcactgttagaaatttctcgaaaaaaatggttaaataacaatttatttaattgtcatatttaaacaaacatcaccatatttaaacaaaacagacaaataaccataaataaaatgatattcaaactCTGAAAACTACCGTTAATTAACTGCttttacctaatacggttaaacaaccaatTTCGTATACTActacctttttttataaataggttaataatttatttctattttttaactctaccaaagaaatattttcatgaaatttgttatctattaacagaaattaaaagttcaatatATTCAGCTCTCACACATTTTATCTtaatgagagataaaaaaatattaataataatttagatccAGCCTTAAGACAAACTTAGAAACGTGCAGTGtgtgtttagaatttttttacttaagctCATTTTCAGAGCAAGGCACTTAAGCAactaattgagtaaaaaaaaaacaattaaaatcagaAAGTGTGGTATTGTTTTTAGGAGTGTTTTTCTTGTTCGACTTTTCATTTAACAAGAGGATTGCGTGGGTGAATAGTCCACTTTCAAGAGTGTTCGttgatatttacttttctttcttcaaatatatttttccagcTTCAATTtacagcagttttttttaaaattatggagtAAATTGCAATGGGCAATGCATTAcatatctattttaattaagtcaAATTACAGGAACCGGGCAGAACAATGCAAGAATCTGAAGCAATCTCTCTAGTCAAGGCTATATATATANtatatatatatacagtaacacacaaagtattctttttttagaaaaaattagaagaagaaaatcGAGGGTGCCTGCTAGAACAcagttttcttttcctttaattgATCAGCAACAAGATCCGGAGTGCGTTGTTACAACTAGTTTCAATCACCATTCGAGGGCGCTGacatttgtcataaaaattatgaatatgtaTAACTTGAGTTTCAGGCAAATGGAAGTTTTATAGGGAAGCCTAAATATTACTTCccacactattttatttttcttataattattgaatttgattgttatttaaattcgGCCTTCTCATTCATTTCACCATTCTACATGGAACCACAGTGCAACATGCAACaacaactttaaaagaaaaaaaaagaatcgtgGAAGGTGACAAACTCTATGTGTAGTGCCGCGATGTCTCAGAGGATAGAGAGTTCAAGCTTTCGagaaatatcctctgtggtagacggatcatgggttagagtccctttgtaacaggctaaccatgggaggttctcgctgtcttcctctccatgtaacgcaaatgcgagttagttcaataaaatttctcccaatatttgatctaagagttcccttgtcttctgtattgggtttaaaattacaaggctaaggagctgaacattagtagtcgtaaacccggaAATTGGGTCTACTGTTTAACGAtggttatgaaacaaaaactgtATGTGTAAAAGTCGTAGTAACCTCAGGACTATGCACCACACACTTGTTTAATCAATAAGTTTCAAGAACCGGGCATTacatactagaaaaaaaaacattattgaagGAAACATTAAAGT
This window of the Parasteatoda tepidariorum isolate YZ-2023 chromosome 4, CAS_Ptep_4.0, whole genome shotgun sequence genome carries:
- the LOC107453240 gene encoding monocarboxylate transporter 12 — its product is MKVKQLDKMCHENEGDNLKSDSKISTISEQLSGSVMPFKDNKISKLKTDENDGSFFQSIKAMKEIYTNPVYVLISICMATYVIIFIPIITVTVDYSKDKGISESYGKYLINALAIGDLVGRLCFGWVTDRGFMTIPSFVTTLLVLQGIFIALFPITNSLYTFMTLQVLYGMASGSMLVLFPVLVLKYVDMNKQAVAIACVGFLSGLVSFCIPPLIGYFRDKVGSYDGMFYLTGGVSIISGGMWLLEPVVVKLYYGDDYQEKIDNKNYFKNIEGHEKEAKPS